Within Alteromonas sp. LMIT006, the genomic segment GTCTCCATACCCTAGGGCCTGATCAAACGCCTGAATCCCACGATCCCAACGCGCATCGGGTGTGGCGGCACGCATGACGACGACCTCGGATGCGTTGTTTGTAGGAGGGGTAGGAGCCGTCACAACCACGGTGCGACGTAATTGACTTTGGTTGCCCGCGCGGTCAGTGGCGGTATAGGTAATGGTGTAGGTACCCGCAGCATCAGTGTATGGGTTATCGACGCTCACTGACACATTGCCATCGACATCATCTGTTGCAGTCGCACCTGCGTCAACGTAGCTCTGCCCCACCGTCAAATTGATGGTGGCTGAACCATTGAGCGTAATCACCGGCGCCGTAGTATCGGCCGGAGGAGCAGGTGGTGGCGCAACGGGACTGGTAGTGCCGCCACCGCCGCCACAGGCAGACAGGACCAATAGGCCAGACAAACAAACAATGCGAATGTGGGGGTATATCATAAGAGGACCTCTTTATCTGATAAACAATTACAACATGCCGTCAAATAAAGAAATGAAAGCGCTTACACACAATGTAAATGATATGCATGTAAATTGCAAACAAAAGGTTACATCCTTACCTTTTGTATTTTAATAAATAAACTTTCAGGTTCTTTACAGTTCCTTACCACATGGTAAATTAGAATTTGTTTAGCAATTATTTAAGGAGGTGATCACATATGTCTAGTGTTTTGAATTTTGGTATTGTGACTATGGGTGAGGTGCTACTTAGCTAACCCCTCTTTAGTGCTACCCTAGCTGGCCACGCTACCAGCTCAAACACGGTAAGCCGAGCGATTGCTAGTCGTTCGGCTTATTTTTTTGAGATAAGATTAGTGTGCGTGACCGTGATGATTGTGGCTATGCTCACCTTGTATGGCATCGCCTTGGTCATTATAAAAGCCACTCGCGCCACCTTCGATAAAGCCAAGGTTGACCATTTGCGTTAAAAATGGGTCAGTATGATCATCACCGATATCGGCGTAATCTGTACTGAGATACTGTTCACGGGCGGCAAATTCAGCCGCAATTTCCGTCTTATCCAAATTCAGTGAAGTGAGTTCCCACGTTTCAGTAAACCTTGGGTGTTTGACCTCAAGGTTTTGGATGAGCTGCTTTTGTGGCAACCACTCGAGTTTAATTTGGTCGCTAGCATAAAATTCTACCGATTGACATCCTTGGTTTGAAGCGCTGGTTTGCTTTAGCTTGTTAAGAGTATTATCAGCGATTATTTGATAGCGACGTGACCAATCCGTTTCTATTTCACCTTGAATGCCCTCTCCTGGCTGATATTCAATAGCGCGTTGATGTTGATCAAAAAAACGCGTAGTTTTAATTTGTTGTTTGGTATTGAGATACCACATTTCAGTGATACCGGTATCGTGATATACATGCGCTACGTGATTACCTGAGCGCAGTAATGTAATGCTTGTTTGATAGGTCTGTGCGTTTGCGACTTTTGTAATGGTATAAGTCGCTTTAACTTGACTGTGATCACATTGATTAGACACGCCATCAGGACTGGCAATCACTGAATAAGCAAAACCAATTAAGCTAAAACATAAAAGTGCAGATTTCATAATTTTTCCATTATTGAAGAAAACAAAAAAACGCGTGCTAGGGCAGCCCTAACACGCGTAAGCTGTCAACGTTATTTAAGGTCAGCCGCAAATGCCATGATATGATAGATCATGTTTTGCTCATTGGTACCATTCACCAAAAACGCTGCAGGCCCTTTTGCATAAATCCCAATGTCTTCACCTGAGTGGGTCTCAGCACTGTAAGGTACCAATGCTTCTTGGTGGAAACCCGCTTCTGATGTAGTGACATCCGTCAAATCCTTACGCCCAGTATCCGCAGCTAACCCATACGTTGCATCAGGGTTAAAGCTCGTTGGACCAAAGTCTCTGAAACCACGTCCGTTGGTATAACCTAGCGTCGTGTAAGGCAGTTCGTCACCAGCTAACGCAGGTGTATCAGAACCTACCCCGACTACTTTACCCAAGATGGGGTTGCCACGCTTAGGATAACCAGCAATAGTAAAGACATGACCGTGGTCTGCGGTAACGATGATTAAGGTATCATCATCAGCTGTCAGCTCATCAGCAACTTTAACCGCTTCTGCAAAAGCAATGGTGTCTGTCAATGCGCCGTATGCATTACCTGCGTGATGTGAGTGGTCAATACGACCTGATTCGACCATTAAAAAGAAACCATCTTCATCATTATCTAGGATACGCACCGCTTTTGCAGTCATTTCCGCAATCGTCGGTTCACCTGCAATGTCATTGACACGGTCAGCGTGATATTGCATGTGAGATTCATTGAACAGACCGAATAGTTTTTCCGTCGCTTCTGCATCAATCGCATCAAATCCCGCTTGGTCCATCACGTACGCGCCTGTTGGATACTGCGTCTGCCATTCGGCAATTAGATTGCGACCATCGGTACGATCACCTTCTACCGAAGACGCCGCGTCAGCAGAATTAAATGCCGCATCTTTTGGTAAAAAGTGACGACGACCACCGCCCATCACGACATCGATACCATTGACATCCACACCATCGAAACGCGCTTCAAGGTTTGCTTCAAAATTCACTAACTGTGACGCGATATCTTCACAACCTCCCGTTATCGCCGCTTCAGGCATATCTGAAATATCTTCCCAGTTGCGATCGGCTGATTTGGCATAAGTTGCCGCCGGCGTGGCATGAGTAATACGTGCAGTCGAGATAATACCCGTTGCTTTTCCGGCCATTTCAGCAAGCTCTAGCGCTGTGACTAGTTCATTACCAGCAACCGTGGCACAGTTTCCACGTTCAATGTCTTCATCAACACCGATGGTACCCACATCTGTCTTAACACCTGAAACCATTGCGGTCATGGTGCCAGCAGAATCCGGTGTTTGTGCATCAACATTATAGGTTTTTGATAAGCCTGCGAAAGGAAACTCATCAAAGTGCAAGTTATTTTCTTCACCTAACATGCCTTTGTTTTGACCATCTAAAATACGCGCCGCAGTGACCGTAGAGACGCCCATACCGTCGCCGACAAACAAGATAACGTTTTTCGCTGTGCCACGTAAACGCACGATGGTTTGTGCTGTGGTTTCATTGGCAGAGTCAACGCGTGCCATTTTTGCCATGCTACCGGAAGTCGTTTGCAACCATGTTTCGCGTGCTTCAGAAATCTCTAATTGACCATCTTGGTACCATGGGTTAGTCAAATTATTCAAAATAGTATTGCGATCTACGGTGTTTACGGTGGGCGTGCACACGTAACTGGTTTGACTGATCTCTGCAGTGTCTAATACGCCATTAGCGTTAGAATCAATCCCAGAGTCAATCTGCGTACCACCGTTACGGCAATTTTCGTTATTTATGGCAAGGACGGTTTGCTTCACTAACGAGTTATTGCCAGCTGGACCTTGTGCGCCAACTGGACCTTGTGCGCCAGTTTGACCTTGTGTCCCTTGAGGACCTGTAGCGCCATCTTCACCGTCTAGGGTACAGGCTGATAAGCCAGCAATGGCTAACGCTAAGACGCTTAATTTTAATAATTTCATCGTAGTATTCCTTAGGCTTTGTTATTGTTGGACCAAGCCTAATGCTTGATTAATTAAGTGATAAATGTAGTTTTGTTCAACGACACCTTGTGCTAATTGTGCGCCTGGGCCTTTCGCGTGCAAACTGATGTCTTCACCAGAGTGGGTTTCAGATGAGGTTGGGATCAGCGCTTCTTGGTGGAAGCCTGGCGTAGTGGTATCAACTGCAGTCAAATCTTTACGACCGTTGTT encodes:
- a CDS encoding alkaline phosphatase translates to MKLLKLSVLALAIAGLSACTLDGEDGATGPQGTQGQTGAQGPVGAQGPAGNNSLVKQTVLAINNENCRNGGTQIDSGIDSNANGVLDTAEISQTSYVCTPTVNTVDRNTILNNLTNPWYQDGQLEISEARETWLQTTSGSMAKMARVDSANETTAQTIVRLRGTAKNVILFVGDGMGVSTVTAARILDGQNKGMLGEENNLHFDEFPFAGLSKTYNVDAQTPDSAGTMTAMVSGVKTDVGTIGVDEDIERGNCATVAGNELVTALELAEMAGKATGIISTARITHATPAATYAKSADRNWEDISDMPEAAITGGCEDIASQLVNFEANLEARFDGVDVNGIDVVMGGGRRHFLPKDAAFNSADAASSVEGDRTDGRNLIAEWQTQYPTGAYVMDQAGFDAIDAEATEKLFGLFNESHMQYHADRVNDIAGEPTIAEMTAKAVRILDNDEDGFFLMVESGRIDHSHHAGNAYGALTDTIAFAEAVKVADELTADDDTLIIVTADHGHVFTIAGYPKRGNPILGKVVGVGSDTPALAGDELPYTTLGYTNGRGFRDFGPTSFNPDATYGLAADTGRKDLTDVTTSEAGFHQEALVPYSAETHSGEDIGIYAKGPAAFLVNGTNEQNMIYHIMAFAADLK